One part of the Pseudomonadota bacterium genome encodes these proteins:
- a CDS encoding autotransporter domain-containing protein, whose translation MLKSKFLSVAMNTTKIFLFFCLVVFFPVSVLCQGTPFYPNDPYFFYNATERPGFPGQWHLVNQGPASISFYSVSNKTTTQMINGGIDAGLRQAWSLGYTGYGVTIGIVDSGVDGSNYDIVPGYRANLSKNFSDNTTVANASQGPQSIKDNHGTSVAGVAAARGGNSIGGTGAAPYAGIAGLRINLENNEEIGGKTVCPAGDPCVSDTNYQDAYYWKSGVNPTTGVIEGTPEIQIKNHSYGNTSTFSDQTDSVTLALKRTAVNGVIHVFAAGNNRDKKAEDANKDADHNNSSVITVAALGSDGKFANYSSYGSSVFVTAPSNRSDYTGFGITTTDRTGEGLGYNRYSPSNTSGDADDLFPDTSYASMFGGTSSAAPLVSGIMALGKEANPEMDVRMAKHALVKTSTVVDPNDASDSSSGGWRTNGAGNKFNPNYGFGNINAGAFVQKVKSVAYITEQTSITKSLTFSTPIPDNDPNGVSKTFSITATEAKQPLEGVEVGLTFTHERIGDLTAKIESPTGMQSRILYSTSHLASGQQDTASVTNGSWTFLTNAFWGENSTGVWTLNLADIVADKTGTWLAYNVTLLMGDMVLLTPGTMTQSTDINAQSLTVANSTTYQIPTGMIFRVRNNVLVDGGTLTVNGQITEAPGYQSTFSLVSGTVGGSGTITASRGFINSGGTVSPGNSIGTLTINGNYTQAASGKLSIEASATGNDRLTINGSANPGGSLEVLWVDGYIPAARSTFTFLTASGGVNGTFAQYNKYYITPTLTFLPKYDIPNQVYLMVERDYTNQTLLPYLTANQRAVGSMLNSVGNTATGDLDTVLTVLDGLPAYGQTASALDQLAPKGSDAQSGMGISSASFQTGNLSERLSDLRHGIRGMSLNGLYFKHGNGKPVMLADINPDLTGMLPSGVDERWGFFVKGNAVYGDQKDTPDATGYNFTSMGVTMGSDYHFSKSFIAGLMLGLNTSRANVDNTGSKVKMDGYTLGAYGTYYKKNFYMDGSISYGFANYDNTRRIVFPGLDRTATASPNGNQLTAYTGTGYDIRKNNWIITPNVSFQYVKLGIDSYTERGAGALSLDVDKQNTESLQGNIGARVSYTWQTDKAVIMPGIRASYGYEFSRDSQNVTSRLAQGSSPFSIQTMSPDRNFLSLGAGITAFTVRDMSVYINYDVQIGENKYVAQSVNAGLRVGF comes from the coding sequence ATGCTGAAAAGCAAATTCCTGTCAGTTGCCATGAATACCACGAAGATATTTTTGTTTTTCTGCCTGGTAGTGTTTTTTCCTGTCAGCGTTCTTTGTCAGGGTACCCCCTTCTATCCGAACGATCCTTATTTTTTTTATAATGCAACAGAAAGGCCCGGTTTTCCCGGCCAGTGGCACCTGGTGAACCAGGGACCTGCCAGCATCAGTTTTTACTCGGTTTCCAACAAGACAACTACGCAGATGATCAACGGAGGTATAGACGCCGGCCTGCGGCAGGCCTGGAGCCTTGGTTACACGGGTTATGGGGTCACAATCGGCATCGTTGACAGTGGCGTTGACGGCTCCAATTATGACATTGTCCCCGGATATCGTGCAAATCTCAGTAAAAATTTCAGCGATAATACGACCGTTGCGAATGCCTCCCAAGGGCCTCAGTCCATCAAGGATAATCATGGGACGTCTGTGGCAGGGGTAGCGGCTGCCAGGGGAGGCAACAGTATCGGCGGGACAGGGGCCGCTCCCTATGCCGGCATTGCCGGTCTGAGGATAAACCTTGAAAATAATGAAGAGATTGGCGGTAAAACCGTCTGTCCTGCTGGCGATCCGTGCGTATCCGACACGAATTATCAAGATGCCTATTACTGGAAGAGCGGTGTGAATCCCACCACCGGGGTCATTGAGGGAACCCCGGAGATCCAGATCAAGAACCACAGCTACGGCAATACCTCCACCTTCAGTGACCAGACCGATAGTGTGACCCTGGCTTTGAAGCGCACTGCCGTGAACGGTGTTATCCATGTTTTTGCCGCGGGAAACAATCGTGATAAAAAAGCTGAGGACGCAAACAAGGATGCCGACCATAATAACTCCAGCGTCATCACAGTCGCTGCTCTGGGAAGCGACGGGAAGTTTGCCAACTACAGCAGCTACGGTTCAAGCGTCTTTGTTACGGCGCCGTCAAACCGCAGCGATTATACCGGTTTCGGGATCACCACAACAGACCGCACCGGGGAAGGGCTGGGATATAACCGCTATTCCCCATCAAATACTTCGGGCGATGCGGATGATCTTTTCCCTGATACCAGTTACGCAAGCATGTTCGGCGGCACATCGTCGGCAGCCCCTCTTGTTTCGGGCATCATGGCCCTGGGGAAGGAGGCCAACCCGGAGATGGATGTAAGGATGGCCAAGCACGCCCTCGTCAAGACCAGCACCGTTGTGGACCCCAACGATGCCTCTGACAGCAGCAGCGGCGGATGGAGGACAAACGGGGCAGGGAACAAATTCAACCCCAACTATGGCTTCGGCAACATCAACGCCGGCGCCTTCGTCCAGAAGGTAAAAAGCGTGGCCTATATAACGGAACAGACCTCCATCACAAAGAGTTTGACCTTCAGTACCCCCATCCCGGACAACGACCCCAACGGGGTAAGCAAGACCTTCAGCATCACCGCGACGGAGGCCAAGCAGCCCCTCGAGGGCGTGGAAGTGGGGCTTACCTTCACCCATGAAAGAATAGGGGACCTCACCGCAAAGATTGAATCGCCCACCGGGATGCAAAGCCGGATATTATACTCAACGAGTCACCTTGCTTCTGGCCAGCAGGACACTGCATCCGTCACAAATGGCAGTTGGACTTTCCTTACCAACGCTTTCTGGGGCGAGAACAGTACCGGTGTCTGGACGCTCAACCTGGCCGACATCGTGGCAGACAAGACAGGTACCTGGCTCGCCTACAACGTAACCCTCCTCATGGGGGATATGGTCCTACTCACACCGGGCACTATGACCCAGAGCACAGACATCAACGCCCAGTCCCTTACTGTTGCAAACTCCACCACCTACCAGATACCGACGGGCATGATCTTCCGTGTCCGCAACAACGTTTTAGTGGACGGCGGCACCCTCACGGTCAACGGACAGATCACCGAGGCTCCTGGTTACCAAAGCACGTTCAGTCTCGTGTCGGGAACGGTGGGAGGCTCCGGCACCATCACCGCGTCCCGGGGATTTATTAATAGCGGGGGTACAGTAAGCCCCGGCAATTCTATCGGTACCCTCACCATCAACGGCAATTACACTCAAGCCGCAAGTGGAAAATTGAGTATTGAAGCATCGGCAACAGGCAATGACCGTCTTACAATAAATGGCTCGGCCAACCCTGGCGGCAGTCTCGAAGTCCTATGGGTAGACGGATATATCCCGGCGGCGCGGAGTACATTCACCTTTCTCACTGCCTCAGGAGGGGTAAACGGAACGTTTGCCCAGTACAACAAATATTATATTACCCCTACCCTCACATTTCTGCCCAAATATGATATCCCCAACCAGGTATACCTCATGGTAGAAAGAGACTACACCAACCAGACCCTCCTCCCCTACCTCACTGCGAACCAGAGGGCGGTAGGCTCCATGCTCAATTCCGTGGGGAATACAGCAACAGGGGATCTCGATACGGTCTTAACCGTCCTTGATGGCCTCCCCGCATACGGACAAACAGCGTCTGCTCTTGATCAGCTTGCCCCAAAAGGCAGTGATGCCCAATCCGGCATGGGGATCAGCAGCGCCTCCTTCCAGACAGGGAACCTCTCTGAACGCTTAAGCGATCTGAGGCACGGGATACGGGGCATGAGTCTCAACGGACTGTACTTCAAACACGGCAATGGAAAACCGGTAATGCTTGCCGATATAAACCCCGACCTCACCGGTATGCTTCCCTCGGGGGTAGATGAAAGATGGGGCTTCTTCGTAAAGGGCAATGCCGTCTACGGGGATCAGAAAGACACACCGGATGCAACAGGGTATAACTTCACCAGCATGGGTGTCACCATGGGCTCCGACTACCACTTTTCCAAAAGCTTTATCGCCGGTCTCATGCTGGGGCTCAACACCTCCAGGGCCAATGTGGACAATACGGGCAGCAAGGTGAAGATGGACGGCTATACCCTGGGAGCCTACGGGACCTACTACAAAAAGAACTTCTACATGGACGGCAGCATAAGCTACGGCTTCGCCAACTACGACAATACCCGCCGCATCGTCTTCCCCGGACTTGACCGTACCGCCACGGCATCCCCTAACGGCAATCAGCTTACCGCTTACACAGGCACAGGCTACGACATCCGCAAAAACAACTGGATCATCACCCCGAACGTGTCCTTCCAGTATGTCAAGCTTGGTATTGACAGCTATACCGAGAGGGGTGCAGGCGCCTTGAGCCTCGATGTGGATAAACAGAATACCGAATCCCTCCAGGGGAATATAGGGGCCAGGGTGTCCTATACCTGGCAGACCGATAAGGCAGTCATCATGCCGGGTATCCGCGCCTCCTACGGATATGAGTTTTCACGGGACAGCCAGAACGTTACTTCACGTCTCGCCCAGGGGAGCTCACCTTTCAGTATCCAGACCATGTCCCCTGACAGGAACTTTCTCTCCCTCGGTGCAGGGATTACCGCCTTTACCGTCCGCGATATGTCTGTCTACATAAACTATGATGTCCAGATCGGTGAGAACAAGTATGTAGCCCAAAGCGTGAATGCAGGGCTGAGGGTGGGGTTTTAG